GCAGCCGTACTCGAGGGCCGTCCGGACGTCGTCGCGCCAGCTCTCGTCGAAGCCGCCGCCGATGGGGGAGATGCCGATCAGCAGGGCGTCGACGGCGTCGGCCTCGAGGTCGGCCATCCCGTCGACGATCGGTGCGTCCTGGACGTCCGGAACGAAATCGTTCACGCGGCGGCCGGCCGACTCGCGGTCGAGGACGGCCGCGGCCTCGTAGTCGGCGTACCGGAGGACGCCGAGGGCGGTCTTGGCTCGGTCGGGAAACTTCTCGTGAGCGAGAATTGCAACGCGCATACCGGACCATTGCCGAGGGAGTACTTAAGCGGTCGATTTCGATCGCTCGAGCGAATCGGTCCAAGGACGTGCGGTGGCGCGCGCCGTCCCGCGCCGAACGGAGAGCGTGGCGCAGGTCGAAGCTACGCGAGCGAATCGGCCGGGGAGGGAGTGACAATTCCTCGTTGCCGGCATGAGGAGACGAATCGATTCGTCGGCTCGGCTCCAAACCGGACCGATACGGAGACACCGCTATTCGAGAGCGAACTCCCACGTGGCCGAAAAAGGACTACGTCGAACACGCTCGAGTTTCGCCCTCGAGCGCAACGTCCGGATCGCGATCGGGGGTCGCGTCTGTCAGTTCTCCTCGAGTGCACACGCGGGCGAACAGAACCCGCGCTGGGCCGCGTTCGCGTCCGGATACGCCTTGAATTCGTCACCACAGCTGCTGCAGCTGACGGTTTCGAAGTCGGACATAGCTCGTTCGAAGAGTCGTCCGCATCGACCAAAAATGTCCGCGGTTCGGCTCGAGCGACGGCAGTTCGAACGTCGACGCGAAACCAGCTCAAAGGCAAACCGACGACGGCGACGCCTCAGAAGGCCCGAAACTCGGCCGTCCAGAACGACCGGTGGGCGTCCTCGAGGGCCGATTTCGGATCGCCGGTCGCGTCGACGGCGGCGGTCCCGGCCGGCTCGAGGCCCGCGTCCTCGGCGAGCGTCTCGACGACGCCGCGCTGGCCGGCGAGGAACAATCGGTTCCCGTCGTCGACGCGCTCGGACAGCGTCTCCCGGCAGCGCTCGAGGTGGTCGTCGATCTGGTCGTCGCGGATGCGCTCGAAGCGGGCCTGCGAGAAGCCGCCCTTCGAGTGGTTCCCCTTGACGTCGCTCTCGAAGCCGCGGTAGTCGACGCGGTCGCCGTCCTCGTAGGTGCCGAGGGCGAACAGGTCGGTCCGAACGAGCGCGAGCGCGTACCGGCCGGTCGGCAGGAACCACTCGCGCTCGAGGCGAAAGCGGTCGTCCCAGGCGATCCGCGAGTCGTCCTCGAGGGCGCGGTCGGGCATCGCCGGCGGTTCGAGCGCGGCGGCGATCAGCCCGGTGTCGTCGAGACAGAGCACGCACGGGGCGGCCTCGTCGACGAGCGCGGCGCGGTCGCCGAGCGGCGTCTCGAGGTCGACGTCGAACGCCTCGGCGAGCGTCTCGCTGCCCTCGTCCTCGCGGAGGATCGCCGTCAGCGCGCCCTCCGGACCGGTGCGAAACGACGTCAGGCGGTCGACGACCGCCTCGAGTCGCCTCCCCCGCAGTCGGTCGCGACGGCGAACGGAGAGGCCGGCCTCGTCGCCCGCTAGTTGCTCGAGTTCGCCCTCGAGCTGGGCGATGCGGTCCTCGAGGCGGTTGACCCGCTCCTCGGCGTCCTGTCGGGCGGTGGCCGCCTCCGATCGGCGCTCGGATTCGGCCTCGTACCGGTTTCGCAGCCGCTCGTTTTTCTCCTCGAGTTCGTCGATGCGCTCCTTGAGCGAGGCGCGGCCGAGTAACGCGTCGAACATCTGGTCCGAACGGAAGGGGGCAGCGCGGCTACTTCTAGGTTCCGGCAGTGGGGTAGTCGTCGCCTGAACCGGCGTCGGAGCCGGGCAAGCCGGTAGTCCACGCGAGCAACTGCTCGGCGCGCTCGCGGCGGGCGAGCAGGACCTCGCGCAGGGAGGGCGGGTTGCGCACGTCGGTGTCCTCGAGCATCGGTTCGGGCACGGCGAGCGTGTTCGTCGGCACGGCGTCGTCGCCGTGGACCGGGAAGTGACTGGACTCGAGTTTCATCACGAGCGGGGCGTCGAGGCGCTCGAGACCGTCGCCGGTCGCGTACACCTCCTCGTTGATCCGCTCGTGTTGCTCGCTGTGCATGAGTGCGCGGTCCCCGTCGGTCGGGGTCACGTAGAGTCGTCCGAGATAGTAGCTCCGCGAAAACACCTCGAACATGGTACTAATACACAAGGGCCGGCGGAATATAACTATTTTCGGATAGATTTAAGTCGTCGGACTTTCAGTGAAGAATACAAACTCAGCCCCGTCCGCAGGTGAACAGACGGTACGCGGTAAGAGATGTTTTCCATTGAATGCACAACTATCAACTGTTGTGAGCGTCGGGAACCGTTTCGGTTACGGAACGCAAAACGATCCTCGCGCGGCGAGATAACACGGCGCTCGTCTGACTCCCCGCCGACGGGCGGCGATTCGGGTCCGCCGCCCGGAATCAACAGTTCACGCAGTTCAAACGGTAGTTGAACTGTGTTAAGAGCGTTTCTGTCGGGCGTAAACGTTCGAGCCGTTGCTCCGCCGGTCACGGACGGGATTGAACGGTTCGAACGAAGGTCTGTCTTTTTAGGACATTCGTTCGAACGGAGGCAGTGATGACCTCCCGGTCGGTTGCGCTCTTCGCACTGGTCGCCCTCCTCGGGCTCACGATCGCCCCGATCGCAAGCGGCGCCGTCGTCCCCTCCTTCGCCGCCGACGAGACCGGGGCCGAGTCGAACAGCACCGCCTCGGTTTCGACGCACATGCAATCCAATGCGGCCGACACCGAGAACACGGTCGACGCCGAACTGTTCACCAAGCAGTACGAGGCGGCCGACAACGAGAGCCGCGAAGCGCTCGTCCTCGATCGGACGGACGACCTCGGCGAACGCCTCGAGACGCTCGAGGCCGAACGCGAGGAACTGCGCGAGCGCCAGGACGAACTCGATCGCGGAGCGTACCAGGCGCGGATGGCGAAGTTCAGCGTCGAAATCCGCTCCCTCGAGCGCGAGATCGAGCGGACCCGACAGCGGGCAAACGAGACCGGCGCCGACGCCGCTCGTCTCGACGAACTCCGTACCGACGCCGAGAATCTCAACGGTCCCGAAGTAGCGGAAACCGTCCGCCAACTCGGCGGCCCCGACACCGTCCCGGGGCGGGGAACACCCGAGGATCGCCCCGGGAACGGGCGATCCGATGACCGACCCGGCAACGGCCCGCCAGCCGAGCGCGACGCCGAGACGCCTGATAACGGGCAGGGCCACGGTAACGGGCAGGCGCCGGACGAAACCGAGCGCGGCCCGGCCGACGACGCGGCCGACGGCTCGGATTCCGATCCCGGATCGCCGGGCGAGAGCGGCACGCCGGCCGACCGGTCCGGAGACGCCGGCTCGGATACGGACGCCGATCCGCCGAACGACGAAGCGGGAAGCGACGCTGACGCGGGGATGGAGTCGGCGTAGCGACCGGGAACACGGGACACAGTTCCGCGCGGGGACGGATCCGATCGGTATCGTCGCACCGAGCAGACACGCTTTTCAGCGGCGACCCCCAATCATCGCTCGATGGACTCCGCCGCATTACTGGATTTGCTGGGGAACGAAAATCGGAGACGTATTCTCCGGTTGCTCGCCCGCAAACCCTGTTACGTCACGGAAATCTCGGATTACCTCGGCGTGAGTCCGAAGGCGGTCATCGAACACTTGCGCAAACTCGAGGAGGCGGGACTGATCGAGAGCCGAGTCGACGACCAGCGCCGGAAGTACTTTCATATCGCGCGCAACGTCCGCCTCGAGGTGAACGTCTCGCCGTACGGCTTCGCGAGCAAGAGCGCCTATCCCGCCAGCAGTAGCTTCGACTTGACGACCTGTCGCCACCTCTCGTTGGACGTCGCCTGGGAGGACGCCGACGAACTCGACGACCTCCTGCGGGCCCTCGAGGACTTAGAACAGCTCGAGAACGAGCTCTCGCTCGCCCAGCGGTGGGTGCAGGGGCGACTCTGCGACGTCCTCGATCGGATCTCCGAGACCGTCGGCACCGGTCCCGAGAGCCGAATCTACGCCGATCTACTGGCGAGCATCCGAACGGAACCGAAATCCGTCGGGGAACTCAGCGAGGACGTCGACGCGCCCCGCGAGGTCGTCGCCGACCTCCTCGAGTCGATGGCCGACGAAGGGGTCGTCCGCCGCACCGAACGCGGCTGGGAGCTGACGACGGGTTAGACCGCCGGACGCAATTATTCGATATCCTGGGTGAGCCCGTTTCGCAGATCGCGTCCGAAGTAGTAGCCGAGCAGACAGCCGACCAGCCCGATCGTGACGCCGACGGCGAGGACGGCCTGCGTGGAGCCGGCGATCGCGAGGACGGCGTTGCTGAGGACGGCCGACACGCCGCCGACGGCGGTCCCGGCGGCGCCCATCTCGAGGTAGCGCCGTTTCGAGGTGAGCAGGCCGACGGCGAAGGCGACGCCGAGCATGCCGAGCATTCGGCCGGCGAACGGGAGCATCATTCCGCCGCCGACCAGCCCGGCGCCGACGAGGAGCACCAGCTCGAGGAACGCCCGCGGCGAGAAGTAGTCGCCGGGCGAGCGCCCCGGCGTGAGTCGGTCGCGCAACCGTCCGAGCCGCGAGCGCGACGACTCCGCGGGCGCGGCCGTCGACGGCGCGGGCTCGTCGGACGACTGCAGCGTGCCGGATCCGAGCGGGTCGTCGATCGCCCCGACGTCCCCGCCCGCTCCCGGCCGGTCTTCCGGCGTCGACGCCGCTCCGGTCCCGGAATCGGCCTCGACGTCCGACCCCGAGAGCAGGCTCTCGGTCTCCTCTAAGAGGTCGTCGGTGTCCCGGCTCTCGGTGACCTCGTCCGAGCGGTCGCTCATGCGATCTCCTTGGGCAGTCGACAGCATGGGTCTTTCCCATCGGCCACAGGATATACGACCGCGGGCCGCCCACCGGGGGTATGAGCTGGCTCGCGCCCGCGACGGTCGGCCTCATCGCGGCCGGCGGCGGCGTCTTCTGTTACGTTCTCGTCGCGAACTTGGAACCCCAGCCGGAGTACCCGGAGCTGATGAGCGATCTGGCCCGGCTGCTCGGGCTGGGGATCGCGCTCTGTGGACTCGCGATCGGCGCCGTCTTCCTGCGGGCCGCTGCGGGCGCGTACGTCGCCTGAAACGAGCGATCGGCTCCGCTGGTCGGGCCGGCAACGGCCGTTCTCGACCCTCGAGTCGCGGGGCCCTCCCTTTTCACGCTGGCCGCGGTACCACCGATGGATGAGCACCGAGCTGGTCGCGTTCGGCGTCAGTGCGCTCGCCCTGGGGATCGGGGTGCTGATAGCCGGCCGACGGCTCTATCCGCGACTCGACGTTCCCGAGGACGCCGAATCGACGCTACAGTTGCTGACCGCGATGATCGCGGGCGTGCTCCTGTTGACCGGACTGGGACTGGTTCTGGTCGGACTGTTTACCTGAGGCCGAACCCGAAACCAGACCTCGACGACGAGACCACGACGGATCGAGCCCGGAAAGCGTGCCTTCAAGTCCGCCGCCGCGCAACGCCCACGCATGAATCCAGGCGATCGCGTTCGCGTCGACCGTGCGGATCGCACGTACGAAGGCGTGTTGCTCCCCTCGAGTACGGACGACCACCTCGTAGTGAAACTCGAGGGCGGCTACAACGTCGGCGTCGACCGAGCGGAAGCCGAGATCGAGACGCTCGAGGAGGACGTCTACGAGATCGACGGCACCGACGCGACGGGGCCGGAAGATGACGACGCCAGCGACGAGGGCGCCGACTCCGAGATCGAGTTCGACGACGACCTGCCGACGATCTCGCTGCTCTCGACGGGCGGAACGATCGCCTCGACGGTCGACTACCGCACGGGCGCGGTGACGGCGCAGTTCGACGCCGAGGACGTCCTGCGCGCGGTCCCCGACCTCGCCGGTCGCGCGAACTACCGTGGCCGCGTCGTCGCCAACATCCTTTCCGAGAACATGGAGCCGCCGCTGTGGCAGGACCTCGCCCGCGCCGTGTACGAAGAGATCGAGGCCGGCGCCGACGGCGTCGTCGTCATGCACGGCACCGACACGATGCAGTACTCCGCGTCGGCGCTCTCGTTCATGCTCGAGACGCCCGTGCCGATCGTCTTCACCGGCTCCCAGCGCTCGGCGGACCGGCCGTCCTCCGATAACGTGATGAACGCCGTCTCGGCCGTCGAGGCCGCCAAGAGCGACTGCGCCGAGGTGCTGGTCTGCATGCACGCCTCCGAATCGGACGACGTCTGCGCGCTCCACCGCGGCACGCGCGTCCGCAAGAACCACACCTCGCGACGGGACGCCTTCGAGACCGTCGGCGCGGAGCCGCTGGGGACCGTCGACTACGACACCGAGGAGATCGAGTTCCGCCGCGACTACCAGCAGCGCGGCGAGGCCGACCTCGAGCTCCGCGAGGACCTCGCGGACGACGTCGAACTGCTCAAGTTCACCCCCGGGATGGACCCCGAATTCCTCGACGTCGTCGAGGGCAGCGAGGGGCTGATCATCGAGGGGACCGGGCTCGGCCACGTCCACACCGATCTGATCCCCCGCATCGAGGAACTGATCGAAAACGGGACGACGACCGTCATGACGAGTCAATGTCTCGAGGGGCGGGTCTGCGACCGCGTCTACGACACGGGTCGAGACCTGCTCGAGGCCGGCGTCGTCGAGGCCGGCGACACGCTACCGGGAACGGCGAAGGTGAAACTGATGTGGGCCCTCGAGCACAGCGATGACGTCGAGGAGGCGATGGGTACGTCGCTGGCCGGCGAGATTCAGGAGCGGTCGGTTCCCTGGGAGTGAGGCCACGACGCGCTCGACTGTTCGATAGCGCGCCGAGTAGTTCGACCGAGGGCTTATCAGATAGCTGTCCGGTTGGGTTGCATTGCCAACCAACGGACCGATGGCCCCATGCTCGATAGCTTCCAGCAGTGGCAACTCGGCCTCGCCCTGCTTTTCGTCCTCTCGCTGGCGGGGACGGTCGGCGCGATGACGTTACAGCTGCTCGCGGTTCCGTACGGCGGGGGTATCGGGACGGTCGGCGGCGCGCTGCTCGGGTTCCTCGCGCTTTCGTACTGGTGCTACGGACGGTAGCCCGACGCGGACTCGAGTCCGAGTCGGATACCACCGCAAGGCGAGGCGTCTGCGAAACGCTTTCCCCCGCCACCGCGTGAGATAGCCCTGTTCGATCGACGATGGTACTCGACTCAGTCTCCGATTTCGGCCTCGAGATCCGACGGGCGACCCACGACGACTACGCGGCCGTGGCCGACTTCACGGGCGATATCTGGCCGGACCGCGGCGGCGACTACATCCCGCGGGTCTACCACGAGTGGCTCGAGGACGAGCCCGGACAGGGGAAGAAGACGTTCCTCGCGGAGGTCGACGGCGAACCGGCGGGCATCGTGCAGGGCGTCATGCTCACCGACGACGAGGCCTGGTTCCAGAGCCTGCGCGTCGCGGCTGACTATCGGCGACGAGGCGTCAGCCGGCGACTCAACGAGGCGACCTTCGAGTGGGCCCGCGAGCGGGGTGCGACGGTCGGCCGGGTGATGATCTTCTCGTGGAACGCCGCCTCCTTCGGCGCCGCGCGGACCAGCGGCTTCGAGCCGCTCACCGAGTTCCGCTTCGCGCATCCGGACCCCGATCCCGACGCCGCCGCGGACCTCGAGGCCGCGGTCGACGACGCCTACCGCGTCTCGAGCGATCCCACCGCGGCGTGGCGCTACTGGACTCACAGCGACGCGCGCGAGCACCTCGACGGCCTCGCGATGGCCCCCGAGGAGTCGTGGGCCGTCCGGGAACTGACGCGCGCGGACCTCGAAGCCGACGAGACGGCCGTCTTCGCCGTCGAGGGTCCCGACGGGCTGGCCGGAATGGCGTATCGGTCGCGGACGTACGAGCGCGAAGTCGACGGCGACTCGAGCGACGACGAGACCGGAACGGAATCCGAGACGTGGGCCGAATACGGCGTCGGCGCGTGGGAGAGCGTCGACGCCGCCCGCGCGCTGTTCGCGGCGATCGCCCGCGACGCCGCCGATCTCGGGGCCGACGAAACGCGCGTGCTGATCCCCGAGACGCCCCGTCACGTCACCGACGTGCCCTACGCCGGTGCCGACATCTCCGAGGAGCCGGACTTCGTGCTCGGGATCGACCTGACGGGCGAGTGACGGCGCGTTTTCCGGATCAGAACATCCTCCTGACCGTTCATATTCGTCTCCGAGAATAGTCAGGTGAAGAACTCATGTACACTCCCTCGTACGAATCCGGTGAGGTCGTCGACGACGGCGACCTCGCGTTCACCGACGACGGTCTCGAGACGCCCGAGCGATACGTCGGCTTCGAGGACGTCCTCGTCGTCGTCGCTCCGGACGTCCGCCGCCACGTGAGGTCCGTAGACGCGGTCACCGAAGACACGTCGCTGCTCGAGTGCTATCCGGTCGCCGCGGAGTGGTTCCAGGAACCCTACTGCGACGACGATACCGTGCTGATTCACCCGGAAGACGCGGCCGTCGCCCACCGGTATCGCGTCGTCGACGAGCGCCGGGACCCCGTCGAGGGGGATCGCAAAACACCGAGCACCGCGTGACGGTCCGTTAGCCGCCGCTGACCGGCGGGAACAGCGCCAGCTCGTCCCCCTCTTCGAGCACCGTCTCCAGGCCCTCCTCCTCGACTAAGACGTTCGTCCCGTTGCGGAGCACGTTGATCTGCGAGCGCAGGTCGCCGTCCTCGAGGACCCGCGCCTCGAGGTCGGGCCGGTCGGCGACGAGTTGCTCGAGGGCGTCCCCGACGGTGTCGCCGGCGTCGGCGTCGACGGTGACGTGTTTGTCGCCCGCGCGTTCGGCGAGGTCGGCGAAGAGCTTCCACTCGGTGGCCATACGTGGCGGTATCGGTGCCGACGGCAAGTAGCTACCGCTCCCGGGTGCGTTCGGGCGGGGTGCCGTCGACCGACTCCGGGTCGTCGTTCGCGGTCGGATCGGTCGCCGCATCCGAGTCTGCGTCCGAATCCGCGTCGGAACTCGCACCTGCCTCCGCGTCAGCGTCCGACTCGAGATCGGCCGTCAGCGGCCGCTCGAGATCGCCGATCCGCCGCAGGGCGTCCGGGCGGCCGAGCACGTAGGCGACGTCGCCGGCCTCGAGTCGCGTCTCGCTCGACGGCAGCGCGAGCGGGTCGGCGCCGGCCGCGCCGCGGTCGACCGCGAGGACGAACACCGGCAGCGAGCCGACGGCTGCACCCTCGAGCGGATCGCCCGCGTCGACGGGGAGGGTGGTCACGGTCTCGTCGGCCGCCCGGAGCAGCGAGACGAGGTCCCGCTCGGCGCCGGGGTCGCGGGGGAGCGTGACGAGTCGGTACTCCTCGTCGGTCGAGAGCGTCCCCGCGTCGTCGGCGTCGACGGCGACGGTGGCCACGTCGTCGGCGACCCCGCGGAGTTCCCCGCCCGCGGCCCGCCGGAGCGAGTCCTCGTCGCGACGCCAGATCCGGACGGCGTCGCCGGGGCTGGCGTCGGGCGCCGGATCGCCGCGGATCGCGACGGCGACGGTGCCCGGCGCGAGCGTCGACCCGATTCCCGCCGGCCGGCTCCCGAGGGCCAGGTAGTCGATCGTCCGATCGGTCCCGAACTCGACGTCGACGTGGCCGATCCCGTAGTCGCGCTCGAGGCGGGCGATCAGTCGCTCGCGGAGGTCGTCGGTCGACAGCCGGCGCGGAAACAGCAGCGTGTGGCCGGCCAGTTCGGTCTTGGTCGACTCCTCGACGGAGTCGTAGCCGTCGACGTCCGCGATTTCCTCCGGGAGTTCGACGGCGACGACGCGGCCGGCCGATCGGACCAGCTGTCCGACCTCGGTGATCGTCCGCGGCGTCGCGACGGCGAAGACGTCCGTCGCGAGGTGATCGCCCAGCCGCCGGCCGCCGTCGGCGGCGATCGCGCTCGCGACGAACGCGGCGACGGTGAATGCGACCGTACTCAGCTCGAGCAGTTCCGCGTCGCCGCTGATCACCTGCTGGAGCGCCGACTGGGCGTTGAGCCAGATCGCGACCATCGACACGCCGAGTAAGATCGCGACCCCTTCGGGGATCCCGTCGGCGCTGTACCAGCGGAAGACGAAGGCGACGCCGGCGGCGGTTCCGCCCGCCAGCAGCGCGAAGCCCGCGATCCCGACGAGCGCGTCGAACAGCGCCTCCGTGGAAACCGCCTGCGAGAGGATCGGTTCGAGTCCGGGGGCGGCTGCCAGCGTCATCTGGCGACCGCCTCCACGAACTCGTCGGTCGCCGCCTCCGGCCCCGCGACGAACACCTCGTCGCCGGGCTCGAGCGACCGTTCGATGCCGGGGGCGAACACCCAGCCGCTGCGACGGCCGCCGGTCTCGCTGCCCTGTCGGCGGGCGGCCAGCACCGTCACGTTCGCCGCGTCGCGGGCGTCGGCGTCCGCGCTCGAGCCGACGGTGAGCCGCCGGATCGCGTGCCCGGCCCGCCTGACCAGCGCGAAGGCCTCGAACTCCCGGCTGGTCCCCCGAGACCGGACGACCAACTTCGGCGTCTCGGCCTCGAGCAGCGCCTTCACGTCTCGGCGGGCGACGGCGACGGTGACGCGGCCGACGCCGCCGGCGCTGGCCGCGCTCGGTTTGGGAGCGGGGACGGCGTCGGCCGCCGCATCGCCGCCGTCGGGGACCGGCGTCTCGTCGTCGGCGGGAGGCTCGTCGGCCGCGGTCGCGCGTTCGTCGTCGATCTCCGTCCGGGCGCTCAGGACCGTTCCGGAGACCGTTCGATCGCCGGCGCGGATCGACACCTCGTCGCCCCGCGCGAGGCCGGTCGGGACCAGCGTCGCGATCGAGACGGCGCGGCGGCCGTCGGGAATCCGCTTCGAGAGTCCGCCCGAAGGCGGTGCCGCGGTGATCGTCGCGCGGGCCCGTTCGTCGATCGTCACGGTGACGTCGGCCAGATCGTGGTCGGTCCGCAGCCGCTCCTCGAGGCGGGACTCGAGTTCCGACAGCGGCAGGTCAGCGGGGAGTCGCCACGAGTCGGTCTTCAGCGACCGGCGGAGGTCCGGCGACAGCAGCGGGTAGCCCTCCATGTCGTGGATCTCGCCGGTCGGACGGACCGTGACCCGGCCCACGGTGCCGACGAGTTCGACGACGTCGGTCGACAGCGTCCGCTGGCGGATCGAGGTGAGCGAGAGGCGTCGAGGGAGTTCTGCGCCGAGCTTGTCGCCCTGGTTGTGGGCGTAGAGCGCGAGCATGAGGACGACGAGGACGGCGACCAGCAGCCGCGGCGACTGGGCGATAGTGGGCTCGATGAGACCGAGCAGGCCGCCCTGCACGCTGGCGATCGAGAGCGCGAGGACGACGACACCGAAGCCTGGCAGCGTCACGCCGGTGAAGTAGCGGACGAGAAAGCCGAGCGAACCGGCGACGAACGCGGGGACGATGCCCGTCAGGAGACCGAGGTAGATGCCGAGCAGGATTTCGACCGGGAGACTTCCGCCGGGCGTCATTGGTGGCCGCAGGGCCGGGAGCGACAAAGGAGTACCGACACGCCGAGGTCGCTCCGGATCTCCGAGCGCAGCGACGATTACTCGCGTCCGCGTACCGAGTAGCGGGATCGATCGACCGCGGCGCGAACGGACGGCTCTCAGGTGTCAGTCGTCCGAGTTCAACGATTCCTCGAGACGGTGGCGTTAACTACTGCGGTCGCACATCGACGCGTATGGCCGAGGACCGGTCGCTTCGATCGCGGCTGCCCGACAACTGGCATCGGGTCCTCTCGATGCGGGCAGCCGTCGTGCTGGCACTGATCGTCGCCGGACTCTCGGTCGCGACGGCGATCGTCAACATCGGGTTCGACTTCGTCGGCGGGCCGCTCGCGGAGTACGTCCCCGAGCCCGTTCAGGATACCGCCGGCTTCACCGGCGCGCTCACCGGCTTTCTGATGGTCGGCAGCGCGCTCGCACTTCGGCGGGGGCTGCGGGCGGGGTGGTGGGCGACGCTGCTGTTGCTCCCGCTGACCGCCGCCCAAGGACTGCTCCAGTCGAGCCGGTACTCGCTGCCGCTGGTCGCCGTGTCGCTGCTGACGATTCCCGTACTGCTGTTCAGCCGCCGGCGGTTCGACAAGTCCCTCTCGCTGAGCACGACCCAGATCGCCGCCGGCTTCGCGCTGCTGGGGGTCCAGCTGTACGGCACCATCGGCGCCTACGCGCTCCGCGAGGACTTCGAGGGGATCACGAACATCCTCGACGCGTTCTACTTCACGCTGATCACCTCGAGCACGGTCGGCTACGGCGACATCACGCCGGACCAGACGTCGACGGAGGCGATGCTGTTTACCATGTCCGTGCTCGTGCTCGGCGTGGCCAGTTTCGGTATCGCCATCGGGGCGCTCGTCGGCCCGGCGATCCAATCCCGCATCACGAAGACACTCGGAAAGATGACCGACTCACAACTCGAGCTGCTCGAGGACCACGTCCTCGTGCTCGGCTACGGCGAGCTGACGGAACCGATCGTCGACGAACTCGCGGCCAACAACCGGGAGTTCGTCGTCGTGACCGGCGACCGCGAGGCCGCCGAGACGCTAACCGATCGCGGCCTGTCGGTGATACGGGGCAACCCCAGCGACGAGGGGCCGCTCCAGCGGGCGAAGATCGACCGCGCTCGCGCGGTCCTCGTCGCCACGAACCACGACGCCGAAGACGCGCTGGCGATCCTCACCGCGCGCCAACTCGCGCCCGAGGCCCGCATCGTCTCGGCCGCGACCGACCGCGAAAACACGCGAAAGCTCGAGCACGCCGGCGCGGACGCGGTGATCAGCCCGTCGGTGCTCGGCGGACACCTGCTGGTCCAGTCGGCGCTCGGCAAGGACGAGAGTCCGCTGATCGAGCACATCATGGGCGGCGACTGACCTCGGGAGTCGAGCGTCGGAATCGTTTTAGATCGCCGACGTGAAGTCGGCAGCGATGGCGATTCCGACGTGGACGTGGACCGAACGCGCGCGGGAGGGGGCGCTGGCCGTCGCCGGCGCCGACGAGCAGACGGACGACCGCGAGACCGCGACGGATCCGTCGCGGACCGCCGACGAGTTCGAACTGCTCGCGAACTCGATCCGACTCGAGATCCTGCTGGCGCTGGCCGACCGGGAGACGCCGCTGCGCTACACCGACCTCCGGGCGGCGACGTCGACCGACGACAACGGCACGCTCAATTATCACCTGCGGCGACTCGAGCCGTACGTCTCCGGCGGCGACGGGAACGGCAGTAGCGGTAACGACGGTGCCGGCGGCGATGGCGGTGCCAGCAACGATGGCGGTGCCGGCTACGAACTGACGCCTCGCGGTCGGCGGTTGCTGGACCGACTGTCGCTCTCGTGACGGCAGTCGAGCCCGTCGGCACCCGCTAACCGCGCCGTCGTCTCGT
This portion of the Haloterrigena gelatinilytica genome encodes:
- a CDS encoding potassium transporter TrkA, with protein sequence MTPGGSLPVEILLGIYLGLLTGIVPAFVAGSLGFLVRYFTGVTLPGFGVVVLALSIASVQGGLLGLIEPTIAQSPRLLVAVLVVLMLALYAHNQGDKLGAELPRRLSLTSIRQRTLSTDVVELVGTVGRVTVRPTGEIHDMEGYPLLSPDLRRSLKTDSWRLPADLPLSELESRLEERLRTDHDLADVTVTIDERARATITAAPPSGGLSKRIPDGRRAVSIATLVPTGLARGDEVSIRAGDRTVSGTVLSARTEIDDERATAADEPPADDETPVPDGGDAAADAVPAPKPSAASAGGVGRVTVAVARRDVKALLEAETPKLVVRSRGTSREFEAFALVRRAGHAIRRLTVGSSADADARDAANVTVLAARRQGSETGGRRSGWVFAPGIERSLEPGDEVFVAGPEAATDEFVEAVAR
- a CDS encoding NAD-binding protein, with amino-acid sequence MAEDRSLRSRLPDNWHRVLSMRAAVVLALIVAGLSVATAIVNIGFDFVGGPLAEYVPEPVQDTAGFTGALTGFLMVGSALALRRGLRAGWWATLLLLPLTAAQGLLQSSRYSLPLVAVSLLTIPVLLFSRRRFDKSLSLSTTQIAAGFALLGVQLYGTIGAYALREDFEGITNILDAFYFTLITSSTVGYGDITPDQTSTEAMLFTMSVLVLGVASFGIAIGALVGPAIQSRITKTLGKMTDSQLELLEDHVLVLGYGELTEPIVDELAANNREFVVVTGDREAAETLTDRGLSVIRGNPSDEGPLQRAKIDRARAVLVATNHDAEDALAILTARQLAPEARIVSAATDRENTRKLEHAGADAVISPSVLGGHLLVQSALGKDESPLIEHIMGGD
- a CDS encoding DUF7347 domain-containing protein — protein: MAIPTWTWTERAREGALAVAGADEQTDDRETATDPSRTADEFELLANSIRLEILLALADRETPLRYTDLRAATSTDDNGTLNYHLRRLEPYVSGGDGNGSSGNDGAGGDGGASNDGGAGYELTPRGRRLLDRLSLS